One region of Pygocentrus nattereri isolate fPygNat1 chromosome 14, fPygNat1.pri, whole genome shotgun sequence genomic DNA includes:
- the atxn7l3 gene encoding ataxin-7-like protein 3 isoform X1, giving the protein MKMEDMSLSGLDNTKLEALAHDIYSELVEDACLGLCFEVHRAVKQGYFFLDETDQESMKDFEIVDQPGVDIFGQVYNQWKNKECVCPNCSRSIAASRFAPHLEKCLGMGRNSSRIANRRIASSNNTSKSESDQEDNDDINDNDWSYGSEKKSKKRKSDKNPNSPRRSKSLKHKNGELSGSVNPDLYKYNYSSGINYETLGPEELRSLLATQCGVVSEHTKKMCTRSQRCPQHTDEQRRAVRVFLLGPSASALPDPESALENDGYDTPDGQLIMSRLQWDGSSDISPSDSASSKASTNNSDSKRPKKKKKPGSLLVSSAGGGEREKGGERERGERERVSGSGGGGGGGGSSGSGLSGASSSSQNALALSNRKKRPRLPAPPAPPAPSIYDDLN; this is encoded by the exons atgaaaatggagGATATGTCGCTGTCAGGCCTGGATAACACCAAGCTGGAG GCCTTGGCTCATGACATCTACTCAGAATTGGTGGAGGATGCCTGTTTGGGGCTGTGCTTTGAGGTGCATCGCGCAGTCAAACAGGGCTACTTCTTCCTTGATGAGACGGACCAAGAAAGTATGAAGGATTTTG AAATTGTGGACCAGCCAGGGGTGGACATATTTGGTCAGGTGTACAACCAGTGGAAGAAtaaggagtgtgtgtgtcctaACTGCAGCAGGAGTATAGCAGCCTCACGCTTTGCTCCTCACCTGGAAAAGTGTCTGGGAATGGGTCGCAACAGCAGTCGCATCGCCAACCGCAG AATAgccagcagcaacaacacaagCAAGTCCGAGAGTGACCAAGAGGACAATGATGACATCAATGACAATGACTGGTCATATGGTTCAGAGAAGAAAT CCAAGAAGAGAAAGTCAGACAAG AATCCAAATTCTCCAAGAAGATCCAAATCCTTGAAGCATAAAAATG GAGAGCTCAGTGGTAGTGTGAATCCAGACCTCTACAAG TATAACTACAGTTCCGGGATCAACTATGAAACTCTAGGGCCAGAGGAGCTACGATCACTTCTGGCTACG CAATGTGGGGTTGTATCAGAGCACACAAAGAAGATGTGCACGCG GTCCCAGCGGTGTCCCCAGCACACGGACGAGCAGAGGAGGGCGGTCAGGGTCTTCCTCCTGGGGCCGTCCGC GTCAGCACTGCCAGATCCGGAGTCAGCGTTGGAAAACGATGGTTATGACACTCCTGACGGACAACTCATCATGTCCCGCCTCCAGTGGGATGGGTCATCTGACATCTCAccctcagactcagcctcctcaaaAGCCA gtacTAACAACTCAGACTCTAAGAGACctaagaaaaagaagaagccTGGCTCACTGCTTGTGAGTAGTGcagggggaggagagagggaaaaaggaggagagcgagagagaggagagagggaaagagtaagtggcagtggaggaggaggaggaggcggaggAAGCAGTGGGAGTGGACTGAGTGGTGCCAGCAGCAGTTCCCAGAATGCACTTGCTCTGTCAAATCGTAAGAAAAGACCAAGACTGCCAGCTCCACCAGCTCCCCCAGCTCCCAGTATTTATGATGACCTGAACTGA
- the atxn7l3 gene encoding ataxin-7-like protein 3 isoform X2, with the protein MKMEDMSLSGLDNTKLEALAHDIYSELVEDACLGLCFEVHRAVKQGYFFLDETDQESMKDFEIVDQPGVDIFGQVYNQWKNKECVCPNCSRSIAASRFAPHLEKCLGMGRNSSRIANRRIASSNNTSKSESDQEDNDDINDNDWSYGSEKKSKKRKSDKNPNSPRRSKSLKHKNGELSGSVNPDLYKYNYSSGINYETLGPEELRSLLATQCGVVSEHTKKMCTRSALPDPESALENDGYDTPDGQLIMSRLQWDGSSDISPSDSASSKASTNNSDSKRPKKKKKPGSLLVSSAGGGEREKGGERERGERERVSGSGGGGGGGGSSGSGLSGASSSSQNALALSNRKKRPRLPAPPAPPAPSIYDDLN; encoded by the exons atgaaaatggagGATATGTCGCTGTCAGGCCTGGATAACACCAAGCTGGAG GCCTTGGCTCATGACATCTACTCAGAATTGGTGGAGGATGCCTGTTTGGGGCTGTGCTTTGAGGTGCATCGCGCAGTCAAACAGGGCTACTTCTTCCTTGATGAGACGGACCAAGAAAGTATGAAGGATTTTG AAATTGTGGACCAGCCAGGGGTGGACATATTTGGTCAGGTGTACAACCAGTGGAAGAAtaaggagtgtgtgtgtcctaACTGCAGCAGGAGTATAGCAGCCTCACGCTTTGCTCCTCACCTGGAAAAGTGTCTGGGAATGGGTCGCAACAGCAGTCGCATCGCCAACCGCAG AATAgccagcagcaacaacacaagCAAGTCCGAGAGTGACCAAGAGGACAATGATGACATCAATGACAATGACTGGTCATATGGTTCAGAGAAGAAAT CCAAGAAGAGAAAGTCAGACAAG AATCCAAATTCTCCAAGAAGATCCAAATCCTTGAAGCATAAAAATG GAGAGCTCAGTGGTAGTGTGAATCCAGACCTCTACAAG TATAACTACAGTTCCGGGATCAACTATGAAACTCTAGGGCCAGAGGAGCTACGATCACTTCTGGCTACG CAATGTGGGGTTGTATCAGAGCACACAAAGAAGATGTGCACGCG GTCAGCACTGCCAGATCCGGAGTCAGCGTTGGAAAACGATGGTTATGACACTCCTGACGGACAACTCATCATGTCCCGCCTCCAGTGGGATGGGTCATCTGACATCTCAccctcagactcagcctcctcaaaAGCCA gtacTAACAACTCAGACTCTAAGAGACctaagaaaaagaagaagccTGGCTCACTGCTTGTGAGTAGTGcagggggaggagagagggaaaaaggaggagagcgagagagaggagagagggaaagagtaagtggcagtggaggaggaggaggaggcggaggAAGCAGTGGGAGTGGACTGAGTGGTGCCAGCAGCAGTTCCCAGAATGCACTTGCTCTGTCAAATCGTAAGAAAAGACCAAGACTGCCAGCTCCACCAGCTCCCCCAGCTCCCAGTATTTATGATGACCTGAACTGA